GTGATCGGCGTCGTTCTCACTCCGCCGGACAGCAACCTGAGCCTGGCGATCGACTACTTCGACATCGAGATCAACGACGAGGTCGCGGTTCTGGGTGCGGCGGGCATTCTGCAGGCCTGCTACCTGTCCGAGAACTTCCCCGCCGATCCGATCTGCAACCAGTTCGACCGGAACCCCACGTCCCGGTCGATCGACGAGGTGCGCGATTCCTACATCAACATCTCTCAGCAGAATAACCGTGGCCTGGACTTCACCGCGCGCTGGTTCGGTGATTACGGCTGGGGAACCCTGACCCTGGACAGCCAGACCACCTGGACGCTGGAAGACGTGACGGCGACCTTCGCCGACTTCACGACCGACCCGCGCGGGAACATCGGCAACCCTGAACTGGTCGGCAACATCAACGCGACCGTTTCGCGCGGACCGTGGACGGCCTTCTGGGGCTTCGACTGGATCGGCAAACAGGACAACACCGCCGACATCATCCGTCTGGGCGGCACGCCGACCCAGCTGATCGACGGACGCCTGACCGAACAGAAGGCCTCGGCCGAGTTCACCGGCTTCCACAGCGTGTCCCTGGCCTATGAGTTCGAAGGCTGGACCCTGTCGGGTGGTGTCGCCAACCTGTTCGACGAGCGGGCCCCCGCTGCCTCTTCGGCACGGGCCTCGGTGCAAGGGAACTCGGTGTTCGCTTCGCAGTACACCGAAGCCTACTACGGACGCCGCGGCTTCGTGCGGTTCAGCAAGTCGTTCTGATTTCGATCGGATCGATCTGACAGTGAAGGAGGGCGGCGGCGCGATCCGCCGCCCTTTTTCTTTTGACCTGAGCGCTGGTCTCAACGAGACGAGCAGCCAAACCAGACACTGAGGCACGCATGGCGATCATTCGCGGAATAAAGGACACCTTGAACGCGCAGGTCGCTCGCTTCGAACAGGTGCCGCTGTCACAGCCGGTGATGCTGAACAGCATTCCCAAGGGCGGTACCCACCTGATCCGCAACATCGTGCGGATGTTCGTGCCGGTGGAGCAGCATCACGACCGCGACTTCGTCCAGATCCCCAACATGCACCAGCATCTGGACGCGTTCGACCCGAATGCCCCCAAGCTCTCCAGCGCCCATCTCCTGTTCAGCGATCAGTCCGCAGCCAATATCCGGTATGCCCGCCACATCCTGCTGATCCGGGACCCGTATGACTGGGTGCTGGCCCGGGCGCGCTTCTTCGTCTCGGACGCTTTCGAGCAGGAGAATATCAAACACCTGAAGACGGGGCTGTTTTCCGCCGACCAGATCATCAACATGATGATCTTCGGCATCCATCAGAAATCGCCATCGCTGATCGACATCTACACCCACAATGCTGTCGCATGGCTGGGCACAGCGGTGACGGTGATCCGCTATGAAGACATCATCGCGGCGCTCAGGGACCTGGAGACCTCTCAGGCCGAAGCCTTCTTCGCCGATCTTCTCGGAGCCGCCGGGATCGCCATGCCCGCCGACTGGCGCGAACGGGTGCGGATCGGGTCAGACCCGCGTCTCAGCCGTACGGCGCGCGAGAACCTCAAGCTGCCCGATGGCCTGACCTTTCCGAAAAGCCTGTCCGACACCCAGAAAGCCCTGGTCGACTTTCAGGCCCCAGGCCTGCGACGCGCGCTCGGCTATACCTGATCGGCCCGGGCCGCGATCCAGGCGGGAAGGTCGGCGATGGTGTCGAGTGCGCCGTAGCGGGGGTGGCCTTCGGGGGCGTCGGCCAGTTCGTGGGCCCAGGTGACGACATAGGGGATGTGCACGGCAAAGGCCCCCGCTTCGATGGCAGGCAGGACGTCCGACTTCATCGAATTGCCGGCCATCAGGGCCTCGGCCGGGCCGGTGCCGTGGCGGTCGAACACCCGGCGATAGGTGCCGGTGTCCTTTTCCGACACGATCTCGACCGCTGCGAACAGCTCGCCCAGGCCCGAGGCGGCCAGCTTGCGCTCCTGGTCCAGCAGGTCCCCCTTGGTGATCAGCACCAGCCGATAGCGCTCGGCCAGGGCGGCCAGGGTCTCGTCCACCCCCGGCAGGGTCTCGACCGGGTGGGCCAGCATTTCGCGCCCCGCCGCCAGGATTTCGCGCACGACCTCGGGCGGAGCACCGCCCTCGCACAGCTCCATCGCCGTCTCGATCATCGACAGGGTGAAGCCCTTCACCCCATAGCCATAGAGCCGCAGGTTCCGCCGCTCGACCTCGGCCAGCCGCGTCTCGATGGTCTCGCGGTCGCCATGGTCATCCAAGAGATCGACGAACCGCGCATGGGTCAGGCGGAAGATCGTCTCATTGTGCCAAAGGGTGTCATCGGCATCGAGGCCGACGGTGGTGATGGTCATGGTCTGGGCTCCAGGCGAGGCCCCCGCTCTGGCCCGAGGCGGTCGCAGGTGCAAGGGCGGGGTGTCAACGCGACGCGTTGCGGTGCGCGGCGACCAGGGGCCTAGATAACCGCCAAGGCATCATCTCGCGCCGGAGCGACAAGGGATCAGCATGACGGACGAAGCAGCGGTCGTGATCGGTGCGACGGGGGGTGTGGGGGCGGCCGTGGTCGAACAGCTGCGCGCCTCTGGCCGCTATGGCGTGGTCCATGCCCTGTCGCGCTCCGGAACCGGGCTGGACCTGGAGGATGAAGCGACCATTGCTGCGGCGGCAACGACCATAGGGCAGGGCCCCGCTCCCACCCTGGTCTTCGTGGCCACGGGCGTTCTTCACAACGGCCCATCGCCCGAGCGGACCTATCGGTCCCTTTCGGCCGCGCATCTGCTGCGGGACTATCGCGTCAACGCCATAGGCCCGGCTCTGGTCGCCAAGCATTTCCTGCCGCTGCTGCCACGGGACCGGCGGGCGGTCTTTGTGGCCTTGTCGGCGCGGGTGGGGTCGATCGGCGACAACCGTCTGGGCGGCTGGCATGCCTATAGGGCGTCCAAGGCGGCGCTGAACATGATCCTGACGAATCTGTCGATCGAGATGGCGCGCAGTCACCCTCAGGCGGTGATTGCGGGGCTGCATCCGGGCACGGTCGATACCGCCCTTAGTCGGCCGTTCCAGAAAGGGGTCTCGCCGGAGCGGCTGTTCACGCCAGACCGATCCGCACACGCGTTGCTGACGGTGCTGGATGGCCTGACGCCGGCCGACAGCGGTGGGGTGTTTGCCTGGGACGGGGTGCGCATCCCGGCCTGAAGCCCTTCTCGCTGCCTGTTCACCGTCTCGATTCACCGCCTTCCTTGGCGATTTGTCAGTAAAGCCGGCGCAGGCTGACGGCCGGTTTCCTTGCGCGCTGCAGGAGGTGGTCATGGCCTACCCAGGCGGCCCTGCGCCGCACTTGCCGGACTCCGGGCTCCAGCCCGCATCGACGACAGGCGACGGCCCGCCCTATGCTGCAGCCTATGAAAGCCTGACCTTTCCCTATCTGACGCGCGGTCGGCGTGAACTCAGCGTGACCCTGGCGGCGCAGCCGGTGTTCGACCTGAT
The genomic region above belongs to Brevundimonas vitisensis and contains:
- a CDS encoding HAD family hydrolase, with translation MTITTVGLDADDTLWHNETIFRLTHARFVDLLDDHGDRETIETRLAEVERRNLRLYGYGVKGFTLSMIETAMELCEGGAPPEVVREILAAGREMLAHPVETLPGVDETLAALAERYRLVLITKGDLLDQERKLAASGLGELFAAVEIVSEKDTGTYRRVFDRHGTGPAEALMAGNSMKSDVLPAIEAGAFAVHIPYVVTWAHELADAPEGHPRYGALDTIADLPAWIAARADQV
- a CDS encoding SDR family NAD(P)-dependent oxidoreductase, with protein sequence MTDEAAVVIGATGGVGAAVVEQLRASGRYGVVHALSRSGTGLDLEDEATIAAAATTIGQGPAPTLVFVATGVLHNGPSPERTYRSLSAAHLLRDYRVNAIGPALVAKHFLPLLPRDRRAVFVALSARVGSIGDNRLGGWHAYRASKAALNMILTNLSIEMARSHPQAVIAGLHPGTVDTALSRPFQKGVSPERLFTPDRSAHALLTVLDGLTPADSGGVFAWDGVRIPA